The following DNA comes from Kluyveromyces lactis strain NRRL Y-1140 chromosome E complete sequence.
CAAGATCATCCCATCCGAAGAAGTTGATCTCGtctcattcaaagaagcagtcgatttggaagaagaagaaggtaaaaTGTTAGATGAGGAAAGAGCTGCACATCTTGCAGCACACGGAAAGGATCTCAAATGGTGCTACGAAAAGATCTTCGGCTGGGTCATGTGAGGCGGTTCCTGTTTCCTCCCCCCATAAGTATCAGGTAATACAAATCAAATTTGCATATACATTAATAAAAAGAAGCGAATAAAGACTCCTTAATCATATCCGGTTGATACAGGTTCGGCTGTATTCTCCTCGTGTCGCTTAGTTTACATTTCTTTCCCAAGTttaattcaatttcttcaacaaagatttAGAGAGTATACTTGCGCCGTCATCATACTGGCTGCCTTTCCGTTTCATCAATAAATATATGTATTCTCTAATTAATTTTATGCTCATAATATATCGGTTGCACGAGATGGTCATTCCGATGGTTTCAGACTCTAgttaaaagaagaagctagaTGCTGATAATATTGATTTCGGATGTTACTGATTGAATATTTTGAGCtattataataatatcaacaaagaaaattttaACGTGGGTTGATTCTTAGGTTTAAAAAGACCCATCGTATATCTCACCAAATATCGGTACCGTATTCGAAGGATAAGGACTAACGACTTAATCTCTAACTTGTGGTAACTAAATTTAGTCCTTTATCTACAATTTCTCTATAGAGcattcaacaaagattgTGGTTTTTATCTATCAAGTATTATTCCATTACTATTAATGTACTTATAAAATTCTGTATATGAAGAGTATCAAGAAAACTGTGACTTCTCCACATCAGTATAGTAAAGCCAACAAAGGGGATACCTTTGCAGTTGTAGCAACTATTGGCGTAAACGTTTCAAATGGGgtaaaagaaagaaataaagagtATATCGTTCATATATATCATTTAGAAATCAAATCACTAAAATTCGATTAGTTCTTAGCGTTGGTAGCAGCAGTCAATTGAGCTTGCTTAACCAAGTTAGATGGAGCATCCATAGTTGGCAACATAACTTCGATCAATCTGATTCTGGTGTTGTCTTGGAACTTTTCGTCAGTGGTCAACTTGTTCCATTCACCAGTGGTGGAAACTCTGACAGCTTCGTAGTCCTTGGCACCGAAAGTTGGCAATAATTCCAAGTGTTGCCAGTTTTGGATACAGTTGTATTGAGCGGTTTCACCGTgaatcaatctttcaatggTGTAACCGTCGTTGTTCAATACGAACAAGTATGGCTTCAAGCCCCATCTGATCATGGTGgagatttcttgaacagtCAATTGCAAAGAACCGTCACCAATGAATAAGATAActctcttctttggatcaatttcttcgGCAGCGAAGGCAGCACCCAAGGTAGCACCAGTGGTGAAACCAATGGAACCCCATAAAACTTGAGAGATACCGTATGTGTTGTTTGGGAAATGAGTTTGGTTGATACCGAAGGCAGAGGTACCGGTTTCAGTGATAACAACATCACCTTCTCTCAAGAATTCACCGACTTGAGTCCAGACCCATTCTTGCTTCAATGGAGTGGAGTCAGCGACAGCTTCGTTGTGTTCTGGTTCAGATGGAACTGGAACTGGCTTGTAACCCTTAGCAGCATCGGCAACCTTAGTCAACAATTTTTGTAAAGCGAACTTCATTTGGACACCTGGGAAGGTAGCGCTTCTGATCTTGGTGTAGTCAGAGTGGAATTCGACAATGTTCTTGGTCTTGTAAGAGTAAGAGAAAGAACCAGTGTTGAAATCGGACAATAGAGCACCGACCGATAGAACCAAGTCAGCAGATTCAACGGCTTCCTTGACAGCTGGAGAAGATAGGGTACCGACGTAGACACCACCGAATCTTGGGTGCTTTTCGTCAATGGAACCCTTACCCATTGGGGTAACGAAGGCTGGGAATTGAGTCAAGTCGATCAACTTCTTGGTCTCAGCCTTGGCATCGTGTCTGGAACAACAAGCATCAGCCAAGATAACTGGGTTCTTAGCTTCCTTGATCAGTTGCAAGACGTTTTCGatgacttcttcttcggCTTCTGGGTCATTTGGCTTCAAGCTCAAATCAATTGGAGTGTCCAACAAAGAAGCTGGGACAGTCAAGTCGACCAAGTTAGCTGGCAAACCCAAGTAGACTGGTCTTTGGGAAACGTAAGTGGTTCTGATACATCTGTCGATTTCAGCTGGGGCAGTGTTGATATCGGTGATCATAGCAGTGGTTTCAGAAATGTTGGAGGACATTCTGTGGAAAACAGTGAAGTCACCGTTACCCAAGGTGTGGTGCAACAACAATTGCTTAGCTTGAGAAGAGACGGATGGAACACCGACAACGTGCAAGACACCAACGTGTTCAGCGTAAGAACCGGCAATACCGTTCAAAGCAGACAATTCACCGACACCGAAGGTGGTGATGATACAGGACATACCCTTTAATCTGGCGTAACCATCAGCAGCGTAAGCAGCGTTCAATTCGTTGGCATTACCAGCCCATCTCATACCTGGGACTTCGTAGATATTGTCCAATAGGGACAAGTTGAAATCACCTGGTAGACCAAAGATGGTTTGAACTTCGACTTGCTTTAATCTTTCGAACAAGTAACGACCTAATGTAATTTCAGACATTGTAATTTAAGTTGGTTTTGAGTTGTAGTTTTATCCTTAATATTAATAGTTAATACTATAATATGTTTGGCTTTAGTGGATGGTTTTTGAGGTAATCAAAAGTATATAATTAAGATTATGATTAAGACATGATGGGAAACTCTAGCCATTACAGATAATCATGCCCATGTATTTATACTTTATCTGAGTTaactaaaaaaaatagaaagGTCATATTCACCACCCAGCCAGCCCTGCCTCTCACCTCACTCTCCCCCCTTAATGGATAATTGACACAAGTGGTACTACTATTCCAACCTTAAGATATTCATGGGCCAATACTACGTATACACCTTAAAAGGTTGAATCTTTTCACAAATATTGCATAATCTATCCCATGGTTCTACATAGCAAATACAGAATATGCAAAATACAGGACACGCACAAGGGCCAGCAATGGTTAGCtaatttgaataatttcCAATACCATGAAATTATCCCACCTTTTACCTTGGTTGACTCTCATTTCCGATTTTCTATACCACAGAAACCGCACCACACGCCCATTTCCCATTTCATCTATTCACTTTCACTACATCTAaaatcttcctcttcctctcCCCATGACACTCGTTGTATGGGTACCAAAAGGTAAAAAGAGCTCACATTAGGAAAGGAATAGGACGATGTAGAAGAGACTTACTTACTCGTTGCCCATGGAATTGGGCATTGGCATCGCCAATGCCATTCAACAAGTCGCAATGGAACAGACCGAATTTACTGGAAGCGCAATCCTGTAAAAAGAAATACCTCAGCTGAATTCCAGTTTACACGAATCCCTCACAGAGATAGAGTTGTATTTGTCTGGGATACGGCTTGGAGGATGTCTGCTTTGGCTGTTGTTAAAAATCGCATCAACTGATCCGAGGAATCATCAGTGGGAACGACGTGCATGGAAAAGAAACGTGCTGAGAGTGATGGGCTTAGTTGCCGTTATTTGCATTTTGAAATGCATATAACGGTGTATCTTCCCTCTAGTTGCATATCTGGAATATCTGACGATTTTCGGAGAATTTTggagaaaaagaaacttttcGGAAAAACTAGGAGGCTGCACCAGAGATAAGCAGAGAGAAGACGTTGCTATATATTACCCGGGACAATATATGCATTCTAGGTCATGTGACTGGAAGCTTCCCTCTCTGGTTGTCATGTCGGAGTTTGCGCTCAATTCGTCGTTTATACAGGAATCTATTTTGTACATAGTGGATTCTCTTAATCTACGCCGAGATTGTTGAAACCGGACCTGGATTTGGCCCTCATTCTTTCTATACGTGCCTTTAATTGGTTCGTAACTTCTGCAGCTCGTTTCCACGATTCCTCTTGCAACATATGGTTGTTCAAGTTTAGGGAATTGACACGTCTAGGTAGATCGTCGCTACTTTCACTAGGCGATCTGACCCTTTGAGGAGTCGTAGCATTTTTAGTAGATCTCAGAGGTGATAAGGTAGTTGCTGTTAATCTTCCTCTGCTAATGGACGAGGATATGGGTGAATCTGTTGACATGGTATCGGAAGTACCGCCCGTCAGTTTACTCTCTAACTCCTTGATCTTTAAATTCTTAGCGTTCAATTGATCCTTCGAATCCTGCAATTGCCTTTGTAAATTGGAAACGTATGTCTCAGACTCGTTCAAGAGTTTATTTACTTTGGAAAGTTGTAAATTGGATTGATTTAAGTTGGATAAGAGATCGTTGCGCTCCCTTAGCCATTCTTGTCTCTCTTGTCTTAATTTGTTCACTTCATCGTTTAAATGTGACATTCTGTTGGATATGTTTGTCTGTGGTGTGAAATTGCCAGAGAGGCTTGTGTTGGAACTGGTATTAGATTTGGGTTGTGTTGAGGAAGGCAGATCCGTATGGTTCATCATTTGATGAGTAGTTAGAGACCTTGAAGTCAACCTGGACGACTTCGTGTTGCCATTCAAGGCAGAGTTACGTGCCGGTTTCAATGGAGAAGTGGCCAGTCGTTTTGAAGGGATCGTTGAAGACAAGGGTTGGGATCGTACTACTGGTGCCGCTGATCTTAATTGGGTTTGCGGTTGGGTTTGGTGTGGAGGTGGAACCGTTGCCGCCTTGATCTCCACTTTATCAACAAGTTCAAggatcttcttccttttcaagTTATCGAGCTTGTCCAAATATGTTGATAGTTCTCTTTCATCGAATATCTTAATTAAGATAGCAATACACTTGAAACCCTCATTTCTTGTTGCCTGTTGATTGTCGTTTACAATGGGCTGCAAAGAATTGAGTATCGCTGGCAAATTGGAGAATACCGACGTTCTATGAAGAGTTTCAGTCGGTGTCCAATTGGATAGCAActcgaaaagaaatttcGAGCATACAATTTTTACCTGTGGtactttgttcttcatgTGTTGTAACACAGACTCGAGACATAGCTCTAATTTATAGTACTTTGAAAGGTTCAGGAGAGCATTGAAAATAGAATCTGCGACGTTTGGTTTTTTCTCCTTTGATCTAGTTAGGAGAGCGTTTAAAGTTTCCAATGCGAATGGGTTATATTCTGATCTTAATGCGGATATTAGTATATCTAAACTGCTGGTAGATATTTGTACTGCTTGTAGGTTTGCATCGGAAGTGATAGTCGAGCAAAATTTGTGAATGATTTCAGAATGATCTTCATTTGATGCTGACAATTTTTTAACCTTGGTTAAAGTCTGATCGTGGAACTCTTCTAAAGCTTCCACTCTATCCTTCCATTTGCTAGACGCCAAACTCTGATAGAAATTATTCGGTAGCTTATCTAATATAGTTTGTACGGGGAACATATCATATGGATCGATTGATTGGTTATCCAGAGCAGCGGCAGACTGGCCGTTATTACCTGCCATTGCTAGATCTCCGTCATGATCCAAGGGTAAATCAGTTGAATTGTTATCACTCTGAGCCGGGACTGCCCATATAAACTGAGACGGTGTTGAAGAAGGCGGTATAGTGCCCTGGTACGATTCAAACAGTTTATCCAGGTCCTTCTGTTGTATGGGCTTCAACTTCCCCAATAGAAGCTCTTGAAGTACAGGTTTATTAAACCATGTATATAGTTGTAAAATCAACTGCATTGACTCATTCCTCACAGATTTATCCGCATGTGAGCAAAGTTTAGGTAAAACTTCCACTAGACCCTGTAACGATTGCATCTTCTCCTGTTGAGAAACGTTCACGAACCCAAACTGCTCTATCAACTTTACATGAACCATTAACGCTGCAGTCAACAGCTTCGGTAATTTTTTGGTCCAAATCGGCGTCAGACAATTGATTGCATTTACGATATTATCATCCAATGACACGACAAGCGAAACGCAGGCCAATGAAGCCTCTTTCGTCGCTGATTTCGAGGAAGTCATACCTTTCTCCACCAGAGCTGGAACCCAGCCCTGAACCAATTGACCCGGCTGACACAAATCTCTGATCTGGGGTACGTCGATCATaaatttcaacaaactgTACAAGGCCTTAACGGCAGATTCTTGTGCAACAACATTGGAATCCAATACGTACCCCGTGAAAATCTCAggtttcttccaatactTATTAACGCCACTCTCTGCAACTCTAGCAACGGACAGTTTATTGAATGTGCTTTCTAGCTCATTATATCCATGCTGTCTTGCCTTCCAAAGCTTATGAACAAGTCTCTCATCTAGTGACAGAGTCTGAAAAGACGCCGAATCATCCGTAGCGTTATCCATGGGAGATATACACACGCGATACAGCTGGCAGCACCCTGTGTTGACTCACTGACCGTCTATTTTATTCATGTTGTCTCGtctgtttgtttgtttactggttgattttgattgtttttgtttacaGAAACGATTGATTTCAAGTCATGTGatatatcacgtgactttgTTGATATGCTTTGGATCGGGTTTGCAGAAACCTGAATAATGGGAGGGTAGGATCTATTATACACGTACACGCCCCTCCAATCACTCAATCGGCGCTGATGCGTGTTGGTTGAACATTATACAGTCAATTCAAGCCATTCAAAACACCGTTACACGAGTGTTGGCGCTTCCACCTGCTTACAAATGGACGGGTTCTAGCTGATTCCAGCTCTCGATTCCTGATTAGCAAGCAAAAATTTGTCAAAAACTCGATATTTAACCAACATTATTATATAAAGGAAGTAAGATACATTTAAAGGTTATTTAGTTGTCTCTTCGATTGATTATCGGATAATCTGATAACTTTCTATCCTCATCAAATAAGGTACAATTTATCTTTACTATCCCCTCCAATTTCATATATAATGGTCGCTCAACTTACTTCCGCATCCGAATTCGAAAAGGCTTTGACTGACGACAAGTTGGTCGTCGTCGACTTCTTTGCCACCTGGTGTGGTCCATGCAAGATGATTGCCCCAATGTTGGAAAAGTTCGCTAAGGAATACGAGGGTAAAGCTACCTTCTTGAAGGTTGACGTTGATGAGTTGCCAGATGTTGCAAAGAACAACGATGTCAGTGCTATGCCAACCCtagttttcttcaagtc
Coding sequences within:
- a CDS encoding alpha-keto acid decarboxylase family protein (highly similar to uniprot|P06169 Saccharomyces cerevisiae YLR044C PDC1 Major of three pyruvate decarboxylase isozymes key enzyme in alcoholic fermentation decarboxylates pyruvate to acetaldehyde subject to glucose-ethanol- and autoregulation involved in amino acid catabolism), giving the protein MSEITLGRYLFERLKQVEVQTIFGLPGDFNLSLLDNIYEVPGMRWAGNANELNAAYAADGYARLKGMSCIITTFGVGELSALNGIAGSYAEHVGVLHVVGVPSVSSQAKQLLLHHTLGNGDFTVFHRMSSNISETTAMITDINTAPAEIDRCIRTTYVSQRPVYLGLPANLVDLTVPASLLDTPIDLSLKPNDPEAEEEVIENVLQLIKEAKNPVILADACCSRHDAKAETKKLIDLTQFPAFVTPMGKGSIDEKHPRFGGVYVGTLSSPAVKEAVESADLVLSVGALLSDFNTGSFSYSYKTKNIVEFHSDYTKIRSATFPGVQMKFALQKLLTKVADAAKGYKPVPVPSEPEHNEAVADSTPLKQEWVWTQVGEFLREGDVVITETGTSAFGINQTHFPNNTYGISQVLWGSIGFTTGATLGAAFAAEEIDPKKRVILFIGDGSLQLTVQEISTMIRWGLKPYLFVLNNDGYTIERLIHGETAQYNCIQNWQHLELLPTFGAKDYEAVRVSTTGEWNKLTTDEKFQDNTRIRLIEVMLPTMDAPSNLVKQAQLTAATNAKN
- the STU2 gene encoding Stu2p (weakly similar to uniprot|P46675 Saccharomyces cerevisiae YLR045C STU2 Microtubule-associated protein (MAP) of the XMAP215/Dis1 family regulates microtubule dynamics during spindle orientation and metaphase chromosome alignment interacts with spindle pole body component Spc72p), producing MDNATDDSASFQTLSLDERLVHKLWKARQHGYNELESTFNKLSVARVAESGVNKYWKKPEIFTGYVLDSNVVAQESAVKALYSLLKFMIDVPQIRDLCQPGQLVQGWVPALVEKGMTSSKSATKEASLACVSLVVSLDDNIVNAINCLTPIWTKKLPKLLTAALMVHVKLIEQFGFVNVSQQEKMQSLQGLVEVLPKLCSHADKSVRNESMQLILQLYTWFNKPVLQELLLGKLKPIQQKDLDKLFESYQGTIPPSSTPSQFIWAVPAQSDNNSTDLPLDHDGDLAMAGNNGQSAAALDNQSIDPYDMFPVQTILDKLPNNFYQSLASSKWKDRVEALEEFHDQTLTKVKKLSASNEDHSEIIHKFCSTITSDANLQAVQISTSSLDILISALRSEYNPFALETLNALLTRSKEKKPNVADSIFNALLNLSKYYKLELCLESVLQHMKNKVPQVKIVCSKFLFELLSNWTPTETLHRTSVFSNLPAILNSLQPIVNDNQQATRNEGFKCIAILIKIFDERELSTYLDKLDNLKRKKILELVDKVEIKAATVPPPHQTQPQTQLRSAAPVVRSQPLSSTIPSKRLATSPLKPARNSALNGNTKSSRLTSRSLTTHQMMNHTDLPSSTQPKSNTSSNTSLSGNFTPQTNISNRMSHLNDEVNKLRQERQEWLRERNDLLSNLNQSNLQLSKVNKLLNESETYVSNLQRQLQDSKDQLNAKNLKIKELESKLTGGTSDTMSTDSPISSSISRGRLTATTLSPLRSTKNATTPQRVRSPSESSDDLPRRVNSLNLNNHMLQEESWKRAAEVTNQLKARIERMRAKSRSGFNNLGVD
- the TRX2 gene encoding thioredoxin TRX2 (highly similar to uniprot|P22217 Saccharomyces cerevisiae YLR043C TRX1 thioredoxin), which translates into the protein MVAQLTSASEFEKALTDDKLVVVDFFATWCGPCKMIAPMLEKFAKEYEGKATFLKVDVDELPDVAKNNDVSAMPTLVFFKSGKEISRVLGANLAAIKQTIAANV